actattattacattagatcacataggatatccacacccgtaggtgagcggtgaatccccgactacaatacactggctcctatatgtgtcgcaactatacccaacctcgccacctgatgactctcctggagtcggtaaacgagtcaaagcacagccctagcatatagagcctcagtgttgtcccgggtcgtaatgactaatggtgtacaatcataaccacggacttatcctctcgatgaatgataaccacttggaaagtccgagggagggttgttcggtataatcatcatatgactacccatctgtatgtttggacatctctatgcccttaccaagaaacgcagtacacaacatcacagatgctagtctcgaactcaagcgacctttatccacgttttaggcggctgaatcgactaggaacgaatttagatcatacagtgtttacaaatgagtttcaacatcgaattacgattcatttgtattaaagtataatcaaggtctttatcatgtttgaaatcatgggtatacagataaagaaataacaaaccatgaaataatgaattatattaaaataaagattgttctttacaactaagtcaataaaatccctagtcaacagttgacttgcagggcatctactctaacacatgGAAGGAAATTGTCATTACCCCAGCAGCAAAATAGTGActgcaatattttttttataaagaaaacGATATCGCGATCGAATCAAAATAACATtctggaaaattattttttaacaacATTAGTACCACcgataaaaagaaattaaaatacataaaaataaataactaaaattgaaatttgaccaACATTAACAACCAAAATTTCCGAAAGGAGCCTTAAAATCAAGAGAAAATTAAATACCTTTCGCTCCATCAAAGTATACATGTACAAGATTCAAACTGACCACTCAAATCATTTTAACCTATttacaaggaaaaaaaatacttaaCCACCTCATTTTTCTACCTTCCAACTCAACTCTTCTCCTCTTCATGACTTCTAAAATAATTTTCAGGTGGCAGGATATTTCGAAATGGCACCTTATCCTCCATTAACCAATGGATTTGACCTTAAGCCACATAAGATGCTTGAAATTGAATAAATTTGGAAGTGGAGAGTGACAAGTAAAATCGACCTTTCACAAGAATGTCTGCCATGATAATAATATTAGGTATGGAACTTGGGACCCCTCCAAAAgtgttctatatatatataatctttcTCTTTCTTATGAATCCATGAATTATCCAACaagaacccaaaaaaaaaaaaaagatttagcaAATGGGATCCCTatttattttggtattttaCATGTATTTACAAGAGTGGTTGAATCTTTATGAAAAGTTAGTGATTACTTTTCGTGTGACAATAATGGAGACTAGTCTATTACACCCGTGAGAAATTAATGGATTTATTTGATTAAGAAAAACTTATAATGTGAAAATTATGatgaaacattaaaaaaaaaagaaaattaaattgttTCTTGTTACATGTTTTAAGGTTTTGGTGTGATTATCTAAGTATTTTAGTTGTAAAAAACGAAAATACTGGAATGGGATATTATTAGTAAAATCCAACCCACCCTATGAATTTAGCCAAACAATGAACATAATGAATGCATCACCTTTCTTATCCTTAACCAAATCCACAACACTTTCACCAACAATCTTTTATTTAAACCAAATTCCAATTTTTGAAAACAAGTTGCATGGTCTACTTCTCTTGCCCTCCAAAGGTGCAAGTTAGGATAAGTCATCAGAATTATTTTGGTTAATCTTTACAATCTTGTTTGCAATCCATTCTGACTTTCTTGATCGTTTCATCACAGAGAGAACAAACGATGGAAAACGAAGTGATGATAATAAAAGATAGGAAAACTGAATGTTCGCAGCGGGAATCATCGAATGTTCTATCTCCAATATCAAAAACGGTGAATGGTGGAGGGATCTCCAGGCAAGGTAGTGTTACTAAGTACAACTGCTTGTGTGCTCCTACCACGCATGCGGGCTCGTTTCGTTGCAGGTTGCATCGTTCTCCGAGCCTCCACCGGACAAAGAGCATCGACTCCCCGGCCTGCCTGGATTCACAATCTAAGGCATAATCTATGTATGCATGTTCTTTATAATGATATGTGTAAGAAGGATGCTACTCGATTATCAGTAAAGATTTGAATGGGTGAAATCCAATTGTgctatatattttcatttttcatgttCTTATATGTCATGTATCTGTTGCTTTTATACAGTTCCTGGAAAAGGGTCTAAGAGAAATTTGTTAGTTTCAACCGAtgaatttttattcattttctaATACACGGATTAAAGGATTATTTGTGTTAACAAGTCCTGACCAGTAAACCATAATCAAACTTGTGGCAATAATTTTTTCCACGCCTCCCTGAGTTTCATTTTTAGCTTTTGAAAAGAACAGCAGAATAAAGAAAGAGCAAGCTTGTTTTTGGTCTCTATATTTTGTCTTACCAGTATTCTCAAGTTTTACTGTTGAAACAATGATTGATTCACTGTTCATGAATTTAAGATCAGTTCTATCTAATGGAGCTTACACGATCAAGAAAATTACTTCGACATGTTTAAGAAGAACAGCAATTGATTATTATATGGTCAAATGTAAGAGATAAACAAGATGGCAAAGTGTAGGAAATCCATTCATCAAATGCTTATAGGAAAGAGCAACTTTTTTCAACATTACATTTAGTTTTACAAGTGCCCCTATTCTAGTTTTAAACAGACATATGTTCCTAAACAAGATTATTTCCCTCCTGTCAATAATATTTGCTTACTTAGTTTTTTTATTAAGCAAGGATTACACCACTAATTCACAAGGGATAATGTTTTTTCCCTAATCATTACAAGGGTTCTTCAAGAATCAGGGGACAAAAGAGACTAAATACAAGGCACAGTATAATTTACCCTGGAGAAAGAACCAACCATCCCTCCAAACAAGAAAATTCCAACAAAATTTCTCAGTTCTTTTCACTCACACTTCTGTTGATTGGCCACAGCTTGCTGAACATCCTTTTAGGCCTATTTGGAATCATACAGAACGACTTTGCCTTTGTACATTTCTCGATTCCATTTGGAAACACATTTTCATCCAATTGATCATCCTCAGCAAGCTTCATTTTAAGCGTGGAAACATTGGATTTTGGTGATTTTAAGCCTGATACACTCCATTGATCCTCTGGGGGAATAGTATTGGCAGTGATCATGGATGTAGCCTTCGCAGGATTCTTCTGCACCGCTAATAATGCCTTGATATTATTTGGAAACTCGGCCACTTTTCCACCGTTCATGGCAGCTCGAGCTTGCTCAAAGAAAAGCACTTGAACCACCACCCTTAATGGGAGCATCTCGTTTTGTGCAGCGTGCATACATGCTTCTACCGATAGCTTTTTGCAGTCTAATATTTGGCATAGCCGTTTTCTTTCACTCTTGTTGAGCTCCGGATGCCCCTGCTTGACATGAAATAAAAGGTTCAgtataaaaatttcattatttcctTGGAAGCTACTAACAATATGaagttgtcttttatttttctacctTAAGGTAAATGTCGATAGCTTTGTAAAGATCATCATGATCAAGCCTGGAAAATTCGGGGATCGATTCAGCAATGGAAATTAACTTTGACAACGCCAAATTCTTGTCTTTAGCTATCTCTTTTAAATATCCATCCACAAGCTTTGCCACCTTGAGTTTGGAACTATGTGATGCAGAAGACGATCTCCTACTTTCTTGAAACTCCAAATCGATGTTTTCAGCAGATCGAGACCTTCGCCTCTCGAAATTGGTTTTCCTTCTCGGAGGACTAATTGGTGGACTCTGCCCTTGCAACATAAACTGCTCCAAAATGATCATTacaacatcaacatcatgcACTGTGTCGTTTGTGGATGTCAAGGATGGCACTAACAGATCACCAACTGTGGCATCTTCTAATTGAAGCCCAACCCTTCTTGCCAATTCCATCTTTGAAGACGAAGAAGCTTTCAGTATGTTAGCAGCTTTCAATAGTTTTGACAGAAAACTGCAAGAAACAGCGCCTTTCTCCACTGGCAACAAACTAACAATTGATTCCAGCAGCACCCTGTGTTTCCTAGTAGCTTCTCCAGTCGAATCCAACTCGTTGTCTGATTCTACTCCCTTCTCAATACTAATGTACTTCGAGATATTCGGTAGCCAGCGTGATGCATAGATTCGCAAAGCATCACCAATGAGAGCCGAAGGAACCTTTCCGCCAGATTTGAGGGCTATCATTGCTCTCCAATAAAGATCAATCCCTAAATCTGCTAAATCTTCAGCCCACCATCCTTTGCTACTACTTGTAGTCTTATGCCTATGGCTCTCCGACCCATTCCACGACATGTCATCTCGACCACGTCTCGAATAACTGTGTGACAAGTTAATCTTTGTGGGATGAGCTAAAACTTTTGAAGCAATGGCTTCAATGCATCTGCCTGTGATCCGAAGGTTCTCGGACCACAAAGAAAAGGCTTTCGTGCTTTGTAAAGTTACAATTGAGTCCCTCCATCCCTGAAGGATGCAAGAAGTCAAAAACACTTCAATCTTGTATA
The DNA window shown above is from Primulina huaijiensis isolate GDHJ02 chromosome 12, ASM1229523v2, whole genome shotgun sequence and carries:
- the LOC140989629 gene encoding BTB/POZ domain-containing protein At1g67900-like, coding for MKYMKLGSRPDTFYTSEAVRYVSSEVSSDLTIQVKGNRFLLHKFPMLSKCLRLQRLCAENSEASQIQIIHLHDYPGGVEAFEMCAKFCYGITITLSAFNIVSVRCAAEYLQMTEDIDKGNLIYKIEVFLTSCILQGWRDSIVTLQSTKAFSLWSENLRITGRCIEAIASKVLAHPTKINLSHSYSRRGRDDMSWNGSESHRHKTTSSSKGWWAEDLADLGIDLYWRAMIALKSGGKVPSALIGDALRIYASRWLPNISKYISIEKGVESDNELDSTGEATRKHRVLLESIVSLLPVEKGAVSCSFLSKLLKAANILKASSSSKMELARRVGLQLEDATVGDLLVPSLTSTNDTVHDVDVVMIILEQFMLQGQSPPISPPRRKTNFERRRSRSAENIDLEFQESRRSSSASHSSKLKVAKLVDGYLKEIAKDKNLALSKLISIAESIPEFSRLDHDDLYKAIDIYLKGHPELNKSERKRLCQILDCKKLSVEACMHAAQNEMLPLRVVVQVLFFEQARAAMNGGKVAEFPNNIKALLAVQKNPAKATSMITANTIPPEDQWSVSGLKSPKSNVSTLKMKLAEDDQLDENVFPNGIEKCTKAKSFCMIPNRPKRMFSKLWPINRSVSEKN